One Cucumis melo cultivar AY chromosome 8, USDA_Cmelo_AY_1.0, whole genome shotgun sequence genomic window, TCTCTAAATGTCTAACTAGTTCTCACGATTTGAAACAtaagtttattttgattatATTGTTTCTTTTCACATAAGTAAATCCTTTCTGTGTCATCGCGACATTGTTCAATATGTCTCAGTATATAttacttattttcataaataatatcgtgagcaacattgtatgcaaaaatgttgtcaagttATTTAAGTATGGTTCCATTTCTTGTCATGACATATAATTTTATCGAGATCTCTTTACTATCATTATTTACTTTAAGATTCTTATGAGTGCTCATATTCAGGATTTCTTCTAGAACATCCATATTCTTAACTGATCATTAATTGATTATTTCTTCTTGAAGGATCTTTTTCTTTGAAACTCACATTTGCCTATCACGCTTCAAGCATGTAGTATTGACAACTTGTTGCACTAGGATAACATTCTTAGATGGTAGCTTTGTAACCACTATAACACGGTCACTTTCTTACAATTATAAATGTTCTATAAATTCATCTACATTtgatttgatatcattttattccaaatgagatatcttttgaacttctagttcaaaGTAATTTGTATGACAATCAAAATGAGACAATACTTATGCATttcctttaatttatttttctaacattttcttaatttctccccctaatgttggaaaataattgtctcattaatgagaactaacaaattgcatagtaaatATATCATCCATCCAGAGTTTAAATTTTTCATCATCTTAAACATGATCTCATATAGTAGCTTTTCTATTCAAACATATGCTATAATATGTTCGTTCACTTATCTCAATCAATTATCAAATGTTTTGGATGCAAACTCACTAacatttttaaatcaaaataataagtatATCTATGGTCATCAAGAGAATGCACCAACAAGAATTAATAAATCATGAATCTCTTCCCAAAAGCATGAGAGTTTTAATTTCAATATTCGCTACTAAGAGTTTGATAATTAACCTCTTGAGAACAAGAGACTCCTTGACAATTTATTACTTGAAGGAATCTTCTAGTCCTTCAATGAATGTCAATGTATATTTCTAATCatacattaatttcattattgaCAAAAAATGACTGtcatgtcaaataaaattataattggatcaatgaacttcaggttcattgttgcatatatatcaattacatGAATGTGTGTAATATAATTGAGAAGTAAAAGTAGACAAATTTTCTATATATCTACCCACAGAAGattgtatataatatatatatatatatgcatatcatatattattcttatagTCAATCTCCCTAGATATGATATCGATTACAACATATACCTTTCCAATTTACTAAACTTCTCTTTGATAGATTTACAAAGATAGTAAAGTATATCAAGACTATCAAATCATGAAGATGTATTGTTTATTTTTAAGTATAATATGCATAAATGTATTGTTTAGTTTTCAGTTTTTCGAttcaatcaaatcaaattgTAAGACTAATAACAAATGTACCTTAGCAAACAATTTCATAATTAACATATATTGCATACTTAGTTATCAAATGTTTAAATTCATCTTATTtcaactttatatttaaattaaagaaatatgAATGATGGTGATGAGAAAATCAATAATGAATACACTAAATACATAAATATACgacaaaatcattaaaataaaaatactcactatattttttaattttatttttttgtaatatatataattataaaacaCACACCCTCCCACtactttttgaattaattacTTAAGAGTTAGTGGAATTAAAATATGTAGGATGTGAAGAGTTGGAATGCAAATggtttttcatttacattttagaaattagttacaaattaaatatcttattaattctaattaacaatacaaatttaaagacttgaaagttgaaaagtttttgtaacattttttctactataccaaaggtttccttgtttttttctaccaacattgttattgagaaatttggaTCCATTCAATGGATTGTGTAATGGGACAAGATTGATATGTCGATCTTTTagcaaaaatattatacatgcTTAAATGGCAATGACCCGACGAATTTAGCATAGGCCCCTCAAccttattgtctttatataatatatataaagaaaattatttaattattaatatttattattagttCAGTGGTTACTCTGTTAGCCCCTTTTCACTCACGTTCATAGATCCGCTACTGGCAATGATTGATCATGTAGGAAAACAAGTTTTTCTTCCACAAATACTGTTAAGTCCACCAAATGACAATGAATATTCATTCAAGttcaagaaaaaacaaattttcgTTCATTTATGCTTTACAATGACAATTAACAAAGCATAAAGACAAATAATTCCTAATGTTGGAGTATATCTTCCTGAAAAAGGTATTTTCTCATAGACAACTTCATATGTTGCACCATATAGAGGAATTTCAATGAAGATAACAAAAGTTTGGATTAAGCCTATTGGTGACAATAAGTTACTTTAAAAAACATTATtgataaaaaaatcatttttaatatataaagtcttacatttaaataattatattttaatttaattattataacttaTTCCATGACCATCAATTCTATTAGATTTTGAatttcgttttttaaaatttaaaatttaacacaacctaaacatatatatatatatatatatatatatatatatatccccCCGAGTCCCCTCTCCCACTCTGGAAAGCCTATGAGAATCTAACCTATTCGTTTACCGAGACAGCGGACTCAACCCCTGGCGTGCGGGTCGAGAAAGTCCGTCTTTTCAATGAGTTAGTTTGGGATGTGAATTAGAACGAGACGTTATCTGAGTGAATTAGAAAGTCCGTCTTTTAGTAGTACGTGTCTTTTACTGATGTATGTATATATAGGCAGAAGCAGAACATAAACAAGAATGAAAAAGCGGAAACCGATTTTTCAGTAACTTCCCTTTGGCGCTTCCTTTCCCTCGATTTTCGGCCACCCTTCCCTGCAACTCCATACTTTCCGGCCATTTATAAACCGATCTAATTCCTTCTTTCCTTTCCCATTTCCCTTTCCACCACACAATGCAGTCCCCTTCTCCGGCCATCCTCCCCATTTCCAATCCCCAATCCCAACCTCATATCCCCCTTTCTTCCTTCTCTAGCCATCTCCTCCTCTCCCTCCGCCACGCCTTCTCCCGTCGCCGCCCTTGGCCGGAGCTCCTAGATCGCTCCGCCTTTTCCAAGCCTGAATCCCTCACCGAAGCCACTCTTCGCATTCGCAAGAACTACTCTTATTTCCGCGTCAATTATTTCACGATCATAGCCCTAATTCTTGCCATTTCACTTTTCTCCAATCCTTCCTCTCTCTTCCTCTTGATCGCCCTTCTTTGCTCTTGGATCTTCCTCTATCTCTTTCGCCCTTCCGATCAGCCCCTTGTTCTGTTCGGTCGGCTCTTCAGAGATAGCGAGATCTTGATTGGCCTCCTTGTTTTCACCGCCTGTGTTGTTTTTTTCACCAGCGTTGGATCTGTTCTCGTTTCCGCTCTGACCGCCGGTGTCGCCGTCGTCTGCGCTCACGGTGCTCTCCGATCTCCCGATGATCTGTTCCTGGACGAGCAGGAAGTTAATTCGACTGGCTTTCTCGGTATCTTCGCCGGCCCTCCCTCCTCCTCCTCTGCGGCCGCTCCTTCCAGCAGATAAAATAGTGTGATTATTCCGAAAATTCAATACATATGTGTGTCGATTTGATTTGTTCATTCTATTATTTTGTGTTTGAATATTCTTCTTGTTCGATTGAAATAGTGGGGgatttttattcttttgttgTTAAAATGTTACAATTGAAATTTGGTTGGGgattttgatttaaattttaaaggCCGGagatttatgtttatgttaatagtttgtatcaatttaggtttgattctttaacctaaaataaattaggtttcatccttttctttttcttttatttaaatatatatatatatatattttttttttgctttattgTAAATTTGTTGTACTCAAACATATGTTATAAGAAGAGTAGTGCTCTCTTTTTAACCTTTAATCTTGAGTTATTTCAATTCATTGTTTTGGCTAAAATGGACATTTCATCTTATAAAATTCAAGAAAATTACATAATTgatctattattttttttattgtcaaTTAATACATTCGTAGATAAAAGTCAAATtcttaccttttttttctttttttattaccATCCAAATATATAGATAgtttaaatcttattttaaCATGATGGTCTTTAGTTCTTAGGACTCAAACTCTTTTAAATGTGCAATATCTAAAACAGAGAGAAGAACTATACACCACTTAATTTGATCCCAAGAATCgcaaaaaagtaaaaacaaacacaatattcttttataaaaaaaaaaataaaaaaaaaaggtcagatgataataattacatatatgtgcttgattttgaaatacttTAATAATTTTTACCACATTAAAAGCTAGGTAAAACTACATTTTTACTCtctcaaaatcaattttatatttttagacacaaatttttattattcaattttttatttttttcaaattttcaaatcgtAAATTTTAGAATCTTAAAATTAGTATATAAAAGAGAACAAAATTTAATATCTAAAAATATATAAGCAAAATTTATTGCCTAAAACTGAACAAATCCAAAACGATACTTTAACCtaaaatatattacacgcattCTTCATTTTAGTAATTTGAATTTTGGACGACAACTCGAATTGGTGAAAACGACATGTCGTAATAGAGAAAGCATATTAAAAGCTGGATCCCTTTGGAGGTAAATGCGAATCGGCCATGGAAGACGATTCCTTGCAGAAGGTTGCGATTTCAGGCCCAATCTTAGCTTCTTTGATCCAAcgcttctcctcctcctccggCGCCGTCGACGGCCTTCTTTTCGGTCATGTCTCCGACGTTACCCTTTTATCGCTCTCTGATGATTCATCTTCTTCAACCGACACCCAACCATCACTACGCGTCGCCACCGTCACCGGGTTTCTCTGCTCCGGTACCACCAATAGCTTTTACGACTCTCTCGGACGTGTAGATTCACAATCGCTTAACCGTCTTCTCGACCGACACCAGTCCGACGGTCAAGCTCAACCCCACGATTCTTTTCTAGGTTGGTTTTCCGGCCGCCGGAGGACTCAGCTTCGACCTTCCATGCGTGAATACTTAGTGAGTTCCTCTTTATCTTCGATGAAGCAATTGTCGTTTCCTGTTAAGGATGCTGTGAATCCCACCAATTTTATCCCTAGTGTGTTTCTGCTTCTTACTTCGCCGCTATCCGATCAAATTATCCACACACACGAGTACCGCGCTTTCCAATTTCGGTCTTCCAATGAGTTCTTTGAGCCGAAATCGATTGACATTGTGAATATTGGGCCGGCATTTCGTGGTCACTATGGATCGTTTATCCCTAATTCTCCTTTTCCCCATTTGCCCTGCGAGATGCGAGCTTCTCCGATGAATGAGGATAAGAATGATGATAATTTGAACATGATGAAGCAAAACTCGAAAGACCAGAAGCAAATGAATGTGTGCGCTGAAGGATTTGATGTTGGGAACTTGACCCGTTTACTGGGTTCTGAGGCAGCAAATTATACTGCTGGGTTGGAGGATTTATACGAAAAAATGCTTGCCAAGACCGAGTGCTTGGCGCGGCTTGTTGAGGAGAGCTCTGCACAGGTTCTTGAGCAGGTAATTTATCACTTCTGTATGAATGAAACATTTAGGACTAACAGCAAACATGCCAATTAGGCATGCTCGTTAGGTGGATTTTTATGTTTTAGTGACTAGTGAATTGTTCTATATGTTTTTCATTGCTTAATGGTTCTTTTGATTGTTCAATTTCTTCAAGGTTTTATGCTAATCATTCCCAATGTTTTGCAGGAAAACCACAACAGGAAGTTAAGATATAAAGTTGCAAGGTACCCTGGATTTGAGTAAGAAATTTGTTCGTACGACGGACGTTTTTGTTCATGTAAGCTAATTTCTTCCTCTCCTATTATCATACTTTCATTTGCATCTCTAATGATTTCGCTATGAGACCTGTGTGGCGTATGTAATTTGCATTCAATAATGTACTTGTAATGAGGCAAAATGGGATCAATCATTTTATATGTAGTTAATGgttaacattttattttatcattagGTTGGGTAATGCAAAAAGGACTTTGAGTTAAAGTTGTTTAGTTTAGTCAAGTTTCGAGATAAGTGGTCTTCCCCAAAAGAAGGTCTTATTCTTACGAAGAGAATTTTTAAGATGAGTGTTGGAGATGTCTAATAGTATGTGATCCTGATTCATTATGTTTCTTAAGTTTTGCTTCTCCTTGAAATGAACTGTGCTAACAttcttcttttgatttttttgagGTACAGATTCTTAAATCTTTCTGTATCCATTATCATTTCTTGATTGAAATGTCTGTAGTTGATTTGGATAAAAGAATAAGGGTATAATCCAAGGCAAGCGTTGACGCCCAGATTATTGTTTCATGAGTAACCAATATTCAAAGAATCTATTGGTTTTTTCTCTTCCCTTAATGAAGAGTGAAAAGCCAATTCTCAATTGTTTGCTTTCTTGAAGTTTGACTGAATGTAGTATTGATTTTTCCCCTTATAGGTGTTCGCAATGACTAGTTCTTTTTTAAGCCTAGACACTATATAGGCATAGCCCACCCTTCCATATATAGCACAAGAAAGTAAACGCCCCTCCCCTCCATTTTCCACCCTGAAACTgatggaaaaagaaagaagtggAGGGAGTTCATCCCATGTTTTCTTACTTCCTACCGACTCTCATCACTCTCCTTTACTGTCATGTCTTCATTCACTGACTAAAAAGTTTAGGGCAaacacaaatttaaatatcGTTCGATACCATGTTTCGCAATCATTATGGGACTGATTGATGCTATCTTTTGAACATTCAAGTTCGATTTGGTATCactaatttattatatttgaccTGTTGGCTTTGCACTTCTAACTTTATTTCCCTGGTTCAAATGCAAATTCTTTGACTATTTTATTAAGCACCTAGATAAATGTAAAGTCATCAAACAACCCCACTATTTTTATCCATGATGTCGGGAGTGTCATTAGAAATCATGTGAAACTGTCCATTTAGGTAGAGAAACAAGATCTGCAACATCTATATCTAAGttttatttcttcattttcatctAAATTTGGGAAGCAGGGATTGGAAGAAGTCGACCTTGGAACGAAACTGCAAACTTTTGCCATCAAGACCTGAATGCTGCATGCTGTTGACATTACAGTGGTGACTTTTTGAGCTGTATGGAGCTACCAAGCAATCCTGAGAAGTCCTAGGAATGACCTTAAGTTTAGGCAGTTGTTTGTTTGGTGGATGTCATGATATCATCAAAAGATAGAATGAGTTCCCTCACATCCTAGAGCGCCATTCCCTACCTTTTGTGACTTGAAGAACCTACCCTGTTTGATAtgatttcatatattctgtacAAAAGTGTTCTGTTATTGATTGGACTCCGTATCAATGTTGCTActtctaagttttttttttttagtgatTTCTCAGATTCCATTCGGGGAAAAGCTTGTAGATACTTTCCAGCTCTAAGGTGTGCTGTTGAGGTGTATTTTTGGTGCTTTGTTCTTTTAGAGTTGTGATTGAGAAGGAATTCTTATTTTGTTCACAGGTTATTGTGTATTGATCTCTAGTATTCATTGGgattttgaaaagaataaagaatacTTGAAGATCCCTCTCAGATAAGAACCAATATGTGGATGAAAGGGTAAGTACTGAGATTTATTTTGAGGGTATTTGATTGCTTGGAAGAAACAAGCTCCCTTTTTCCTCATTTTTCTAACAAGCTATTGGGAAAAGAGCTTCCTACCCAAAAAGGATATCGCTTCATTGGTAAAATTATTTTGCCATGGTATTGTAACAACTAAAATATAGTTGCTCGTGTTGGTAGATTTAGATGAACACTTGGTGTTACTAGATGAATATGACTAGCGACAAAACTATAAAGAGCGATGATTTCCTCATCGTATCTATCTCTATCGATGAttgatttgaaaattttgttataactatttttaccttttgaaataaattattattataattagtttaattatttatatactTTAAAAGCTAGTCTAAATGTGGAAAAATAATCTTGATATATTTTCTTGTTAATTCTGATTAAGCCTCTCCACAAACTGTAGCCCTACAGAAAAGAAATACAAATCTTCAGTAATAGATTTCAGTATTGATAATCTTTTGTTAATTCTAATCAAACCAGAATTCTTAACATATTCTTTCTATGAAAGTCAGATAGAAGTCTTCAACTAATAAATTATCACTGTCCATCGTGGTGGACAACAATATACCTACTGAATATGTAGTGTGGATCTTTGAACTTTTTGCATGAGCGGGGAGAAAAATGTTGCTACTTTTGTAAACTGTCTTTGGACTTTGCGAGAAAAATCCTAATTGAATTTGTAgtctattttattatatttgtgaaaaatcctaattgaatttgaaagaacttattcaACTTAGTTTGAGAGATTGAGATCTCCTTAATGACTCATTCAAATACAAagattaacaatttttttttgaaaaaaaaaacagtaatGGACGAAGAGAAAGAAATCACTTGAATTAATAAATTCTAATGGAGGACTCaaaccatttttttaattgtgtGATTGAGGAATTGGGTCTTTAACTTCGAAGAAAGAAGACCATGTTAATTATTACTAAACTAAGTTTTTATTTTGGCACCTAAATTGAAATTAGTATAATAACTAATTCAGAGACTTAAACAAATAGAATCATAGCTACATAGTAGCATTTTTGTCGATATTTTTACATTTTCATGTTCTTTTAGAATAAATTATATTCTCATAAATTTATGAGAAATGAATTGACATTCCCATTATATCGTAAAATAACTTTCACGAAATATAAAATAAGCAAAAAAATATCACTAATGTAATATaaataatcaatttttttttgtgaacATCAACATTTTAATTCGATATAtatctttcaaaatttaaaggtataaattattttttttttcctccaaatCATTTTCAAACTTCTATTAAAAGCAAATGAGTTAAAGGGAGGAAAAAAAtgataagaaaagaagaataaacaAAAACTTTGATAACGTTGACAAATAAAATGACAAATGACAAATAAAATGACATTTGACAAATGACAAATGATAACGTTGACAAAAACTTTGACAAATGATGATAACGCTGTGAGTAAGATGAGATATTCATATAAAATGACAAATAAACCATCCGTACGAATAGGTCCATATATTTCTAAACATTACATTATTAGTTCTTAATATTACATTGTTAGTTCTTAACATTGAtgttagtttttaatttagttccTAACTCTTATAATTTACCCTTTCAACTTTAAATTTCTCACTGAAGTACACACTTTTAAGTTTTTAATGTTCATGAAAACAACTAGAGTGTCACATGTTGGCTAACTTTTccttttaataacatatttggGTCTTAAAATCGAATGCTTAGACTAAGTAGAGAAAAAGCAAATCAATAACTACATTAGGGTTGAATTGTTTATACCATATCAAACCAAATATTTTCCATCGGTACAATTACAGTGAAAAATAGTTGCAAATAAACCCCTAAAAGAATGAGTAATTAAAAGTGAGAATTTGAATTTGGGTCCTCCTCAAGTGGCAATGGGTTTGTACACAAAGGAAAAGAATTATTATGGTTTCTAAGCCATTCGAATGGAAGATGATGCATTGATTCATTATACACACACATGCCCGCATGGATCCTTTATCACCTCCATCTTTTCACAGTTCAATTCATCGGAACATACGCTGCAATGCAATCTCCCTATTCCTCTTCCGATTTCAACCTCTCCACCGCCACCCTGGCGATTGATTTGCTGTTCCATCCAGATCAGTAGGATGAAATCGATTTTACCCGTAATATGGAAATTATTACTCTATGATGATCTGTTGTTGACGATAATGTACGAAATATGAAGCCAACAACGttttataatttctttaaaatgtGTGAAATTCTAATCCTCTTAGTACAACAACTTTGGTCTGCAAATTTATGGTGAGAGAAAAACTTGTCTATCTCCTTCCTCCTTCCAAAACTTGTCCTAAGGGTCCAAACACATTGAGTATAAAAAGGGACTTCCACACTCAAAACTAGGTGAGAATGCAATTGAGAAtattatattttcctttttacaaatttttcatccaataggTGTTCATGTTCACAATTACTAGTTTATTTGTAAGCCTAGGCACCATTACCCACAAAGCTTCCACATAGCTCAACAAAatacaatcttttatttttttttcacaattGTTATGGACTCTTCATTGCTATGTGTTAATTTGCAAGTTAGATTAGGTATCACTATGGTATTGTATTCAAACCATTGGGTTtgcatttttaattttatttctcgctaatagtaaaaaaatttcaagtggagattattaaatgaaaattttgagtaagaaactatttattattattttattcaaaacttGTATTCCCACGTTGCTAGCAATGTGAAGCCTCCCATATAAATCCATACATTCATTCATGGGTATGGGTTTGGGACCTATGGACACCCAAGTTTTGGAAGGAGTGAGGAGATAAGCAAATATAGGTTTGTCAACATCTCCACATGTGCGTGCAAACGTTATAAAGAGAGCGAGATCTGCGACTCAACCCTTCTAATCAGTTTTTGTTCTTGCCTTTTGTGTTTTGACCAGGCGTTTTGCCCACTagacattttggtcatttggcGAGGTGATCTCTAGCTAAGCGACTTGACCAAGCGAGATACCAGTACATTACGCAAGATACAAGGCAAGGACACACGCATTCAGTTTAGGCGTTTTGTCTAGGCGTTAAGGCTTTTCAACGGATCACTCCTTCTAGTCAATTtgcaacaacaattttaagacGATTCATTCTGCTGCAATGGCCAGGCAATTCCAAGGCAATTTGACATCCTTTGACCTCAACCATCATTTTTGCTTTGAAGGAGCACACTTCAAGAGATGGAAGAAGAATATGTTGTTCTTCCTTACTTTGAAGAAAGTCACTGCCGCATGTATAACCACTGAAAAACCAGAGGTTCCAGAAACCAATCCAACAGAGGAGAAAATCAACAATCTTATCACATGGACAAAGACGTACTTCATATGTAAAAATTTATTTCTTAATAGTCTTACTGATGAGTAGTATGATTATTACAGTACCATATTTATCGCAAAAGAAGTATAAGATGCGTTACAGAAAAAGTATAACACTAAGGAAGCGGGATCGAAGAAGTATGCGATAAGCCGATACCTGTGATATCAAATGACTGATGATAGATCCGTGGAGGCTCAATAACATGAAATTCATAATATCGCACATGAAATATTAGTGAAGGTATGACGCTTGACGATCAATTTCAAGTTGCAgttattattgaaaaattgCCTCCTCTATGGAAAGATTTCAAGAATACTCTAAGGCCCAAAACAAAGAAGTTCTCGCTGGAAAGTCTCATCACGCGTCTAAGGATGGAGGAGGAGGCGAGAAAACATGATCAAAAGGAGGAAATAAACACAATTCCTAGAAAGAAGTCTACCACAGTTCTGAAACCGGATCTAAAGCCAAAAGGAAACAAGATGAAACGCGGATCCAATAAATAAAACTACTTGTAAAAACCTCAATCCAGAAGTACGGTACATGTAGTTTGTTATAATTGTAATAAAACTGGCCATATAGCTAGAAATTGTAGAAACAGAAATCGTCCTAATGCGCAGACGAACCTGGTAGAAGTAGATTTATGGCTATGATCACAAAAGTAAATGTGATTGGAGTCTGAAGGTTGGTGACTAGACATTGATGCATCTCACCACGTCTTTCAAGACCTTAGcttatttagaaaatataatgagaTTAAGGATAAGAAAATCCTTCAAGGAGATCGTCACACAACTAAGGTGGCCGATGTTGGAGAAGTAGAACTAAAATTCACATATGACAAGATGCTTGTATTGAAGGAAGTTCTAAATTTGAAAGAATTTGGTCTTTGGATATTCCCTCAATAAGGTTTGCTTCACACAAACCATAAGATCATACTTGTTTCCTTTAACTAAACACTATGTCGGAAAGGGTTACGTTATGATAGCATGTTTAAATTGAATTTAGAAATGAATAAGAAATTATCTTTTGCTTACATGTTATCTACTTTTAATGTTTGGCATGCTACACTCTATCATGTTAATAAAAGACTAATTAGCAACATGAGTAGATTGAATCTTTTACCTAAGTTATCTTTGcaagaatttgagaaatgtgcATGTTGTAGTCAAGCTGCTAAGATAACAAAGACTTCGCATAAATCTGTAACTAAGGTAACATAgcctttaaaattaattcattcCAATTTATGTGAATTCGATGGCACGTTAACTAGGAACAGTAAAAGGTATGCTATAACCTTTATAGATGACTGTTTCGACTACACTTTTATTTACCTgcttaataataaaagtaatGCCTTTGACATTTCAATGTATTTGTAACTGAAATATAGAATCAgtttaacaaaagaattatgAGACTTCGTAGTGACAGAGAAACTGAATATAACTCAATTGCTGTCAATgagttttataactcaaaaggaATAATACACGAAACAACTACACCTTATTCTTCTGAAATGAAAGGAAAAGCTGAAAGGAATAATAGAACTCTAGCTAAGTTATAGTAGTTGCTATCTTATTTGAAACAGGAGCAACACTATCTTGGTGggtgaaataattaaaacaGTTAACTTTGTCCTAAATAAGATTACCAAATCAAATAGTAAAACTTAACCATACGAAGTCCTTAAgaataaaacaccaaacttgTCTTATCTTAGAATATAGGGATGTCTAGCTTATGTTAGAATATCTgatccaaaaagaagaaaactagTCAGTAGAGCTTATGACTATGTCTTCATAGGATACGCTGAAAATAGTAAAACCTATATGTTCTATGACT contains:
- the LOC103502166 gene encoding PRA1 family protein B2, encoding MQSPSPAILPISNPQSQPHIPLSSFSSHLLLSLRHAFSRRRPWPELLDRSAFSKPESLTEATLRIRKNYSYFRVNYFTIIALILAISLFSNPSSLFLLIALLCSWIFLYLFRPSDQPLVLFGRLFRDSEILIGLLVFTACVVFFTSVGSVLVSALTAGVAVVCAHGALRSPDDLFLDEQEVNSTGFLGIFAGPPSSSSAAAPSSR
- the LOC103502164 gene encoding uncharacterized protein LOC103502164; this encodes MEDDSLQKVAISGPILASLIQRFSSSSGAVDGLLFGHVSDVTLLSLSDDSSSSTDTQPSLRVATVTGFLCSGTTNSFYDSLGRVDSQSLNRLLDRHQSDGQAQPHDSFLGWFSGRRRTQLRPSMREYLVSSSLSSMKQLSFPVKDAVNPTNFIPSVFLLLTSPLSDQIIHTHEYRAFQFRSSNEFFEPKSIDIVNIGPAFRGHYGSFIPNSPFPHLPCEMRASPMNEDKNDDNLNMMKQNSKDQKQMNVCAEGFDVGNLTRLLGSEAANYTAGLEDLYEKMLAKTECLARLVEESSAQVLEQENHNRKLRYKVARYPGFE